In Lolium perenne isolate Kyuss_39 chromosome 5, Kyuss_2.0, whole genome shotgun sequence, the sequence TTCTATGATCCTGTTGATCTGTTGTAGATATCTTAGCTTCAAATGGTGATGTCAGTTGAAATCTAATTCGGTTGGTTGAGTTCATCTGCACATTTTTTTGTGGTGTGAGTGTTTCTATTCGTAGTGATTCAGATGTTTATTTCCACTGCTTCCACGAAATCCATTAGAATTTGAGAACTACCTTTACATGCAAATGCTAACCTATTGTATGTTTGTAGTTTGATAAGAGGGTACATCGTAATGTATCGTTGCTTCCATTATTTCTTTTCAGACTAATCATTGGCAACTTTTTTTTTTGGGACTTTGGCCATTTTGTGACTATGGTGTTTGTTCTGGCATGCACTAAGGCAATGGACAAACTGATTGGTCAAGTATAGCCTACATAGTTGTTATCTTCTAATTTACGAGTCATTCATTGAGACCAGCTAGTGGGGGGCTTTCCTCCATTTCATAATAAATGAAATCAGTTGTATTTGTATGTTGTAATTGAATCTGTTTTTTATGTGACTTTTGATCAAATATAGGAAAAGCCGGTTAGAAAAATGATAAAATGTGCAAAATCTGGTTAGACAAGAAGGATTATCATAGTCCACTGTAATACCAAACATAAACTGAGTATCATATGCTTATGTGCTTTGATGTATGATTTTGTTTACAGCACATGAACTTTACTGATCAGAACAGTGATTTGTGGTACTTCATGTAACACTACTATTCATGCATTGTATTATTATTCTTTAGTTTTGATTTATTCATTAGTTGATTCTTGTATGGGAATCCAACTTCTATCTAGCTATAGATGTATAGACCCACCACTCACGTTCATAAATAGATGTcttagatttgtcaaaatttgaatgtatgtagacatctatttatggacggagggagtattaattcCTAGGTAAACTAGTTATTTTCTCTATTCCATGCCTTGCAACTTGTAGATGATAATTATTGTTTACTAAGTTCTATTTCCACAGGCACAGCTCCAAATATGCCAAGGAAGCTTTTGAAGCAGCCGTCAGAGGATAGTGCAAATATTGAAGATGACCCATGTGTAAACATGAGACTGCATGAAAATAAACAGGACACCAGTGATTCTTCGGAAAAAGAGGATACTCTCTTGGCTGTTCCAGGTGTACTTCTTCTATGCTGTGGTCTTATGCTTCCATGTTTTCATGCTGAAAGGAAAGAAGGAAGCAGACACAATACTACATCCATACATCGAAATACTGGTGAGTAAACACAACATGTGTTAGTGTTTCTTTGATATTGCGGAAAAGCTAGTTCTTGCTGTCATATTTATACTGGGATCAGAACTGAACACACCAATGAAGTTGATTGAATGTTGTATGGATTTGTAAATTTGTAATCTACCTGCTACATACCAGCTTAGCTACTCCTGACTACTATGTCCATTCCCATACTAGGTAAGCTATACCATTTCCCAACCCACCGTGTGAACTTATGAGGGTGGGAGTGCATGACTTCTGTTAAGATCTTACAATGTAGTAATACCTTTGTCAAGCTTAATTAGCTTTAGTTATGTTTCTCTTGTCAATCGTCATGGTTTCACATCTTGTTTGCTCCATTTAGAGGTTCTTTCATCTCATTGCAAACAGAAAGTGAAAGAGTTAATGGCCTATACTTTTCGTGTGGGTTGACCACATTAATTTGTGTCTATCTACATATCTTATATGAAAGTAAATAAGCATTGGGGTATGGTAATATGGAGTAAATGTTGCCTAGAAAAACCAAAGCAGAACCACTCTGGCAAGTATTTGAATACTTTCCTTTAAAAAAAGTATTTGAATACTTTCATATTGCTTGAACTGTCTCAGTTCTGCCTATGACTATTAAATGGTTTGCATTATCACCGTTTTCTGCAGTTCATTACAATTGTGACCCACTGCTAATATTTCTCGGAATCATGCCTGAACAATTTCATGTTTCTTCACAGTTGACTCTCTTTCATCCTTTGAGGTAAGCACATCATCTGAGAAGATCCCACCAACTCCACATCGAATACCTCCAAGCCCGTCAAGATTCGCGCCATCTCCACAGATAGCTCGAGCCGGATCTGTTGACTTAACCGTCCAGCAGATTCTCAGGGCGACTCAGAATTTCTCACATTCGTTTAAGTTGGGTGAAGGAGGATTTGGGACTGTGTACAGGGCTGTACTGTCAGATGGAGTGGTTGTTGCAGTCAAGAGAGCCAAAAAGGTAGTGTCATGCCGGTTATTATTGTATCTttgggtgctattattgatactcCATCAAGCTCTTTTGATTGTTGATTTTTCATTATGTTTTGATATTTAAGAGTTTCGGTTGGACAAAAGTAGTACAGTTCCTGGGAGCACCTTTTTATGCGGCAACTGTGAATTAAGTTCTTCGATTTTCTGCTAGCGGTGCATAATGGGTTCTACTATTTTTGCAGGATCAATTTGCAGGTCCTAGAGATGAGTTCAGCAATGAAGTAGAATTGCTTGCTAAGATTGACCATCGAAATTTGGTGAGACTGTTGGGTTATACTGATAAAGGAAATGAGCGTATTATTATCACAGAATATGTTCCAAATGGAACTTTGAGAGAACACTTGGATGGTAAATAGCATTGCCTGCCCTTGCCCGTTGGTTTTAGCTTCAGAGTttatatgtatttattcattCTGCAGGCCAACATGGCAGAACTCTGGACTTTAATCAGCGCCTAGAAATTGCGATTGATGTTGCTCACGCACTCACTTACCTCCATCTGTATGCAGGTAAGCATCGTACTTCTCTGAATATTGATGTTCTGCAGGTTAACTATGTTAAATGCAAAATACTTAACTCGGTCAATAATATGATTGAATTATGTTAAGTATTATTTTTTATTAGCTATGCCAATTTTGATAACTTATTTTGAGAAATTATGTATTTGGAAATAATGTTAAAGGGACTGAGAATTATGTAAACTGTGAACAGAGAAGACAATAATCCATCGCGATGTGAAGTCATCAAACATACTTCTGACAGACAGCTACCGAGCCAAGGTGTCCGACTTTGGATTTGCTAGAAGTGGCCCTAATGATACAGAGAAGACACACATCTCGACGAAAGTGAAGGGAACTGCTGGCTACCTGGACCCTGAGTACCTGAGAACATACCAGCTGACTCCTAAAAGCGATGTCTTCTCCTTTGGCATACTTCTTGTAGAAATTATTTCTGGTCGTCGGCCTGTAGAGCTTAAGCGGGCAGCTGAAGAGAGGATCACTATCAGATGGGTACGTTTTTATTGCTTTTTTTCCGTCTTCAGTTCATGGCACACAGTTCTACCTATGTGAAAGTGTGGTTTGCTAGTTCTCTTAGGTCTTTCGCCATTCTACTTTAGGATGTCTATTTAGATGTGTGTAGGCCAACCTTAAAAGGTTTGACTAGTAACATAGACATATTTATTTAGACTTGTCATGTGGAAACGCTATTACTAGTTTCTTTTATCATAACAGTACTACATACCATTATATTTTTCCATAATGTTTGTAACATCAGTTGAAAAATAATGGCCAAAGGTGTGTTTCTTCTATATAAGTTTGAGAAGTCATGCTGTTTTTGACCTAAACTTATCTGTTCTCAACTTCGTGCTCATTTTAAAACTTCACATGTAATAGCATATCAACAGAATCTCTTGGTAGAGTCACTTGCAACGAGAAAACAAGTTGAACTTtcatttgttttgtgtgtgtgtgtgtgtgtttctaGTTTCTACCATGAGAAGACGAAGTGTATTCAACTTTGTATGTTCCGCAGACTTTCAAGAAATTCAACGAAGGCAACATGAGAGAGATATTGGACCCGTTGCTGGAGGATCGCGTGGACGAGGAGGTGCTGGAGAAGCTTCTCAGTTTGGCGTTCCAGTGTGCTGCTCCCACGCGGGAGGACCGTCCCACCATGAAGGAAGTCGGAGAGCAGCTGTGGGAGATCAGGAAAGAGTACGGGAAGAGCCTAAGGAGGGTGTGAAACCATGGCAAACATGAGCTCTCTTTAACCACGATAAGAGCATGCGTATTCTATGTATACGCACTTGATGATGGTAATATTTTGTGCTCCAATGTTTCAGACAAACCTGCCATCTGTTTCTTCCTTCCTTGACCACTTTCTAGTCTAGTACTCCCTGGAGATACGGTCCATTTTGCTGGATGTGCATTTTGTGTTCAAAAACTTTCGCTGAATTCATATTGATTTAGATAATTGAAATAAAGGTTATTTCTGGTCAAGCCCCTACCCTAAGTAATAGTAGTATAACATTTCGCCTGATAGACAACGAACCATGCAACTGTGGAGTATGTGACACAAGACTGACTCGGTGAACACTTTCTGTAAGACCATCGATAGAAACATGGACATAACTGAAGGCGAGTATGCAGCATGCAGAGACACAAGACGAAAACATAGGGTAGCCGATGCAGCCTTACGGATTTGAATGGATTTGAATTGGAGCGGATAATAGTTGGATTCGGATGCGGATTATATCAGATTACGGATATGGAGCGGATTTAGACTGGACTCGCGTCGGAAGCGAATTATTAAGTAAATATACAGATAAAAGATAGGAGTATGCTTTTTTCTGTAAAATATGTTTGTACTTAGACTATAGCTAAATGTACGCACTTGTTCGTACAGCAAAACAAATTGTGTGCTAATATCATACATAGTTTAGTCGATGAACTAACTATATTGTCTAAATATGGATCTTTAGTAGCGATGACTGCTACATATCGTTAGATGACGCGCTTCAAGGGCGACACGTTTCGTAGGCAACACGCTGGCGATTTCTGGCGGCGCCCGCCAGCCGCCGGCGATCTCCACCGTCCGCCGCCTACCTCCATCAGCGTGCAGCCCGCGTGCAGGGGATGGAAGGCCATCTTCATCAGGTATGCATCTCGCTGTGAGGGTTCGTCCAGGCTTCGAGGAATGAACATCTCGGGCTGCTGGACGAATCAGAGGAGGAGTTCGAGAGGATTGTGTGCTTGAGATGGATCGGCAATGGAGTGCAGTTGAAAATTGCTGGTCTTCTGATTCTGATTGGTTCTGAGGTGAATGATCGCCGGCGTGCAGTGGCGGCGCATTCCGCAGAGGCGTCTCCTCCACCGTCCTGTGCACGTGTGGTTGAGGCGGTCTCTTCTTCTGGCCTTGTTCGAGTTTTGCAGCCCAGATCCATGGCAGATGGGTCCAGACAGCAGATGGATATTAGGCCGCAGCCCAATACTGTTCACGGCAGCCCATCACAAAGTGTCCTAGAAGTGGGTCGCGAGAGAGTCTCCGCCAACAACCTCCTAGCAAACCCTAGATCAAAGGCGACTTGCGGAGTCGTCTTCGTGCGAGATCCACAACCACCACGGTCATCGTCTCCGCCAATTTCTTCTCCTAAAATCTGGCGTGGGGTGAGATCGGGAGATATTATATCCTTTGCTCAAGTGGCGGCGGGGCAGATGGACCGTCATCCCCCGCGAAGATCCCCTCCGCGTGGGTACCAGAGAGATCCCTACAACAACAGATTCAGATCTGCAGAGGAGAGACGGGAGGATGAACGGGGGCGCGAAGATGAGAGGAGATGGGAAGAGGACAGACGAAGAGACGAAGAGTGGAGGCGTGATGAGGAGAGGCGCAGAGAGGCCGATCTGCGCCGTCAGTCAGAAGAGCGCCGCCGAGCGTAGGCTCGAAGAAGATCGACGACGTGCTGAAACCCTGCGTATCACGGAGGAAGCTACTAGAGAAAGAGCGCTGGCAGAGAGGCAACGC encodes:
- the LOC127300310 gene encoding calmodulin-binding receptor-like cytoplasmic kinase 3, whose protein sequence is MSRLALLPALLVLLCSSLALASEPSSRPGPTLPWTCGGDHLAILETSDGRHNLSINGVSVQDRAEGCDRLRSYFGSGCLRCDERSEAWRGAWAHYCSDGTQSSYGTAPNMPRKLLKQPSEDSANIEDDPCVNMRLHENKQDTSDSSEKEDTLLAVPGVLLLCCGLMLPCFHAERKEGSRHNTTSIHRNTVDSLSSFEVSTSSEKIPPTPHRIPPSPSRFAPSPQIARAGSVDLTVQQILRATQNFSHSFKLGEGGFGTVYRAVLSDGVVVAVKRAKKDQFAGPRDEFSNEVELLAKIDHRNLVRLLGYTDKGNERIIITEYVPNGTLREHLDGQHGRTLDFNQRLEIAIDVAHALTYLHLYAEKTIIHRDVKSSNILLTDSYRAKVSDFGFARSGPNDTEKTHISTKVKGTAGYLDPEYLRTYQLTPKSDVFSFGILLVEIISGRRPVELKRAAEERITIRWTFKKFNEGNMREILDPLLEDRVDEEVLEKLLSLAFQCAAPTREDRPTMKEVGEQLWEIRKEYGKSLRRV